From one Luteipulveratus mongoliensis genomic stretch:
- a CDS encoding MFS transporter, with translation MSSDGDSAGRRLWSIPAWRYAFPAAVISKLGDLVFDLTIVLWISTDIAKGETWAPAAVGGVLIAAALPVLLVGPIAGVYADRSDRHAILVRSNAVQAIAIASLLLIPILGDRLSRTADLVWIFAAIVLTSAAGQFFTQARTAMIAKTIPDELRTSAYSRQGSANSLLAIAGPPLAAPLYVALGASAALTVNALSFVVSSILLGLVKWDSKPDHAAAAQSFWDSLRAGIRTVSTHRLLLAVTIALTIVTFATGMINVLEVFFVTDVLHRQAGLLGVLLMCFAIGTLVGTLTAPRIERRLSAASIFVWSLILVGIGIVLYSRMTSIVPAVVLFFLLAIPLGAANTVFMPMIMRSVPSELLGRATVAISVFPTVASLASMGATAWVVSTVMQDLDTDVAGLHFGPVDTVFTVSGLIMIATGLLVWRPIAAAQSDRTGTPGRSGTPGRTVGADGPDSSHTMRAATTRPRRTAGKHFAK, from the coding sequence GTGAGCTCCGACGGCGATTCTGCGGGTCGCAGGCTGTGGTCGATCCCGGCCTGGCGCTACGCGTTCCCCGCTGCCGTCATCTCCAAGCTCGGCGACCTCGTCTTCGACCTCACGATCGTCCTGTGGATCAGCACCGACATCGCCAAGGGTGAGACCTGGGCGCCCGCCGCTGTCGGCGGGGTGCTGATCGCGGCCGCTCTGCCGGTTCTGCTGGTCGGGCCCATCGCCGGCGTCTACGCCGATCGGTCCGACCGTCACGCGATCCTGGTGCGTAGCAACGCCGTTCAGGCCATCGCGATCGCAAGCCTGCTGCTGATCCCGATCCTCGGCGACCGGCTCAGCCGGACGGCCGACCTGGTCTGGATCTTTGCCGCGATCGTGCTCACGAGCGCGGCCGGTCAGTTCTTCACGCAGGCACGCACGGCGATGATCGCCAAGACGATCCCGGACGAGCTGCGCACGTCGGCGTACTCACGGCAGGGCTCGGCCAACAGCCTTCTGGCGATTGCCGGTCCGCCCCTGGCCGCGCCGCTCTACGTCGCGCTCGGCGCCAGTGCCGCCCTGACCGTCAACGCACTGTCGTTCGTGGTGTCCTCGATCCTGCTGGGCCTCGTGAAGTGGGACTCCAAGCCCGACCATGCCGCCGCCGCGCAGTCGTTCTGGGACTCGCTGCGGGCCGGCATCCGCACCGTGTCGACGCACCGGCTGCTGCTGGCCGTCACGATCGCGCTGACGATCGTCACGTTCGCGACCGGCATGATCAACGTGCTCGAGGTCTTCTTCGTCACCGACGTGCTGCACAGGCAAGCGGGACTGCTCGGAGTGCTGCTCATGTGTTTCGCGATCGGCACTCTGGTCGGCACCCTGACGGCGCCGCGCATCGAGCGGCGGCTCAGCGCGGCCTCGATCTTCGTGTGGTCACTGATCCTGGTCGGAATCGGCATCGTGCTCTACTCGCGGATGACCTCGATCGTCCCGGCGGTCGTGCTGTTCTTCCTGCTGGCCATCCCGCTGGGTGCGGCCAACACGGTGTTCATGCCGATGATCATGCGCTCGGTGCCGTCCGAGCTGCTCGGGCGCGCGACGGTCGCCATCTCGGTGTTTCCGACTGTCGCGAGCCTGGCCTCGATGGGCGCGACCGCGTGGGTGGTCAGCACCGTCATGCAGGACCTGGACACTGATGTCGCGGGCCTGCACTTCGGACCCGTCGACACGGTTTTCACGGTCTCCGGGCTGATCATGATCGCCACGGGTCTGCTGGTGTGGCGCCCGATCGCGGCGGCGCAGTCCGACCGGACTGGGACGCCTGGCCGCTCTGGGACGCCTGGCCGCACCGTCGGGGCGGATGGTCCGGACTCGTCTCACACGATGCGCGCTGCGACGACGCGCCCCCGACGTACGGCCGGCAAGCACTTCGCCAAGTGA
- a CDS encoding serine/threonine-protein kinase, with protein MGEVFAGRYELIDMIGEGGMGAVWRVRDLRRERIIAAKVLRQSDAGSLLRFMREQGVRIHHPHVVTPLGWAGEDDKVLFTMPIVEGGSVSTLVGDYGALPAAYATELIRQMLTALAAVHDTGVVHRDIKPANLLLDATATDKPHLWLTDFGLAVAVDAPRLTSRSVVMGTPGFLAPEQLRGADPDPRSDLYAAGMVGLQMLTGHRPRPQMRSDRLDLPPRPDGTPEALWELMIRLADPDPDGRPATAHAALEVLADPSFAWVEQGEIEVFRQMPDLQGVSEGEFLRPGEESDPTGNGTDFAARTGSSTLPQTADATLRQPAVAPPTAVPMPTRAAARGATPAYAPAGTSTASPIYTGAQGPAVTPRKGGGRGPLAVLIGAPLLAALAVALLVWAPWSGGGTTDTQTPGQAVQGGTCSFRDAGTFEGDQSGKRLECVVQGDRYVWAKP; from the coding sequence GTGGGTGAGGTCTTTGCGGGTCGCTACGAGCTGATCGACATGATCGGCGAGGGCGGCATGGGGGCGGTCTGGCGCGTACGCGACCTGCGCCGCGAACGGATCATCGCCGCGAAGGTGCTGCGCCAGTCCGACGCGGGTTCGTTGCTGCGCTTCATGCGCGAGCAGGGCGTACGCATCCATCACCCGCACGTCGTCACGCCGCTCGGCTGGGCCGGCGAGGACGACAAGGTGCTGTTCACCATGCCGATCGTCGAGGGCGGGTCGGTCTCGACTCTGGTCGGCGACTACGGCGCCCTGCCCGCGGCGTACGCCACTGAGCTGATCCGTCAGATGCTCACGGCGCTCGCCGCAGTCCACGACACCGGCGTCGTCCATCGCGACATCAAGCCGGCCAATCTGCTGCTGGACGCGACGGCCACGGACAAGCCACACCTGTGGCTCACCGACTTCGGGCTGGCCGTGGCGGTCGACGCTCCACGGCTGACGAGTCGCTCCGTCGTGATGGGGACGCCGGGCTTCCTGGCTCCTGAGCAGCTGCGTGGCGCGGACCCCGACCCGCGGTCGGACCTCTACGCCGCCGGCATGGTCGGCTTGCAGATGCTGACCGGCCATCGTCCTCGGCCGCAGATGCGGTCCGACCGTCTCGACCTCCCTCCCCGACCCGACGGGACGCCAGAGGCGTTGTGGGAGCTGATGATTCGGCTCGCAGACCCCGATCCTGACGGGCGTCCCGCCACCGCCCACGCCGCCCTCGAAGTCCTCGCCGACCCGTCGTTCGCGTGGGTCGAGCAGGGCGAGATCGAGGTCTTCCGGCAGATGCCCGACCTGCAGGGCGTCAGTGAGGGCGAGTTCCTACGTCCGGGCGAGGAGAGCGACCCGACCGGCAACGGGACGGACTTCGCGGCTCGGACCGGCAGCTCGACGCTGCCGCAGACAGCCGATGCGACGCTACGTCAGCCGGCCGTCGCTCCTCCGACGGCTGTGCCGATGCCGACGCGCGCCGCGGCTCGAGGCGCGACTCCGGCGTACGCCCCCGCAGGGACCTCGACAGCGTCACCGATCTACACCGGGGCTCAGGGACCCGCTGTCACCCCACGGAAGGGTGGTGGTCGAGGTCCGCTCGCGGTCCTGATCGGCGCGCCGCTCCTGGCGGCCCTCGCCGTGGCCCTGCTGGTCTGGGCTCCCTGGTCCGGTGGCGGCACGACCGACACGCAGACTCCCGGGCAGGCCGTGCAAGGCGGGACCTGCTCATTCCGTGATGCCGGGACGTTCGAGGGCGACCAGTCGGGCAAGCGGCTGGAGTGTGTGGTGCAGGGCGACCGCTACGTCTGGGCCAAGCCCTAG
- a CDS encoding acyl-CoA carboxylase subunit beta: MTEHPTDPRVEDVRGRLKAAYDASATPPEKAKAKLDSQNKLYVRDRIALLFDEGSFVEDGRYANATAQGLPADGVVTGRGTVDGRAAIVVANDPTVKAGSWGARTVEKIVRATEAALREELPVFWFVDSAGARITDQVELFPGRRGAGRIFHNQVALSGKVPQICCLFGPSAAGGAYIPSFTDIIVMVEGNASMYLGSPRMAEMVVGEKVTLEEMGGARMHCTVSGVGDLLASDDTEAIELAKLYFSYVPSSWQVEPPSYVGEEPAEPLTPRTVPEVESQPFDVHEVIDGLVDDDSFFEIKPLFAAELVVGFGRMDGKTVGIVANNSMVKGGVLFTDSADKASRFIWMCDAYSIPLIYLTDVPGFMIGSEVERGGIIRHGAKMVSAVSSATVPQFCVVLRKAYGAGLYAMAGPGFGPDATLALPTARIAVMGAEAAVNAVYANKIAAIEDEAERAAFIAKMREEYLEDVDIERLAADLVIDGIIEADELRAELLKRLQYASRRDRAFSTRRRAIPPV, translated from the coding sequence GTGACCGAGCACCCGACAGACCCCAGGGTCGAAGACGTACGCGGGCGGCTCAAGGCGGCGTACGACGCGTCGGCCACGCCGCCGGAGAAGGCCAAGGCCAAGCTCGACTCCCAGAACAAGCTCTACGTGCGCGACCGGATCGCGCTGCTCTTCGACGAGGGCAGCTTCGTCGAGGACGGCCGCTATGCCAACGCCACGGCGCAGGGCCTGCCTGCGGACGGTGTCGTCACCGGTCGGGGCACGGTCGATGGCCGTGCCGCGATCGTGGTCGCCAACGACCCAACCGTGAAGGCCGGCTCGTGGGGCGCGCGCACGGTCGAGAAGATCGTCCGCGCGACCGAGGCCGCGCTCCGCGAGGAGCTGCCGGTCTTCTGGTTCGTCGACTCCGCCGGTGCGCGCATCACCGATCAGGTCGAGCTGTTCCCGGGCCGTCGCGGCGCAGGGCGGATCTTCCACAACCAGGTGGCGCTGTCGGGCAAGGTCCCGCAGATCTGCTGCCTGTTCGGGCCGTCGGCCGCCGGCGGCGCCTACATCCCGAGCTTCACCGACATCATCGTCATGGTCGAGGGCAACGCGTCGATGTACCTCGGTAGCCCCCGCATGGCCGAGATGGTCGTCGGCGAGAAGGTCACGCTCGAGGAGATGGGCGGTGCGCGGATGCACTGCACCGTCAGTGGCGTCGGCGACCTGCTCGCCTCCGACGACACCGAGGCGATCGAGCTCGCCAAGCTGTACTTCTCCTACGTCCCGTCGTCCTGGCAGGTCGAGCCGCCGTCGTACGTCGGTGAGGAGCCCGCGGAGCCGCTCACCCCGCGTACGGTCCCGGAGGTCGAGTCCCAGCCGTTCGACGTGCACGAGGTCATCGACGGGCTGGTCGACGACGACAGCTTCTTCGAGATCAAGCCGTTGTTCGCGGCTGAGCTGGTTGTCGGGTTCGGTCGGATGGACGGCAAAACCGTTGGCATCGTTGCGAATAACTCGATGGTCAAGGGCGGTGTGCTGTTCACCGACAGTGCGGACAAGGCCTCGCGCTTCATCTGGATGTGCGACGCCTACTCGATCCCGCTGATCTACCTGACCGATGTGCCGGGCTTCATGATCGGCTCCGAGGTCGAGCGCGGCGGCATCATCCGGCACGGCGCCAAGATGGTCTCGGCCGTCTCCTCGGCGACCGTGCCGCAGTTCTGCGTCGTGCTGCGCAAGGCCTACGGCGCCGGTCTCTATGCCATGGCCGGGCCCGGTTTCGGGCCGGATGCCACGCTCGCGCTGCCGACTGCGCGGATCGCCGTCATGGGTGCCGAGGCGGCCGTGAATGCGGTGTACGCCAACAAGATTGCCGCCATCGAGGACGAGGCGGAGCGAGCGGCATTCATCGCGAAGATGCGCGAGGAGTACCTCGAGGACGTCGACATCGAACGCCTCGCGGCCGACCTCGTGATCGACGGCATCATCGAGGCCGACGAGCTGCGCGCCGAGCTGCTCAAACGACTGCAGTATGCCTCCCGTCGCGACCGCGCCTTCAGCACCCGGCGGCGGGCCATCCCGCCCGTCTGA
- a CDS encoding VWA domain-containing protein, whose amino-acid sequence MLAHRLVEVATSLRTHGLRVGTSEVADAGAVIQALGMDDRELLREGLASAFLRRAGQRDVFDQVFDIYFPAAVGARSGTPDARLDEASSPREAADVVRDMLMDALARGDKAELDRLAATALDQLGVVRPDDPEAGWSAAQALEQLAPQTAIVGALERARAMGADGDGQDDEGERGGGSGAAGQGQGAGSGGGATQRREQLTDRIERDEMRGRVAAFRRRVETEARRRNAEVRGSQRISRYAVQDALEKRDFLGPGGGELVAMRATIDPLARKLAARLTARQRQQSRGSIDIRKTLRRSMSTGGVPVDPAYARRRPHRPDLVLLCDVSGSVAGFSGFTMTLMQAISAQFNKIRVFAFVSTTDEITDLVKAARLEDDVISAVVRTRKVFGWGASSSYGQSLDSFVSTHLGAIGPRSTVLILGDARSNYGLPRLSALRQIRDQARHVAWLNPEPVASWGTGDSLALDYARVVDMHECRNIDQLRAFVSRMSV is encoded by the coding sequence GTGCTCGCTCACCGACTCGTCGAGGTCGCGACGTCGCTGCGCACACACGGCCTGCGGGTCGGTACGAGCGAGGTCGCCGATGCGGGCGCCGTGATCCAGGCGCTGGGCATGGACGACCGAGAGCTGCTCCGGGAGGGCCTCGCGAGCGCCTTCCTCCGCCGAGCCGGGCAGCGCGACGTCTTCGACCAGGTCTTCGACATCTACTTCCCCGCTGCCGTCGGTGCTCGCAGCGGTACGCCGGACGCGCGCCTCGACGAGGCGAGCTCGCCTCGCGAGGCGGCCGATGTCGTACGCGACATGCTGATGGACGCCCTCGCTCGAGGTGACAAGGCTGAGCTCGACCGGCTGGCGGCGACCGCGCTCGACCAGCTCGGCGTCGTTCGCCCCGACGACCCGGAGGCAGGCTGGTCGGCCGCACAGGCTCTCGAACAGCTCGCTCCGCAGACCGCGATCGTCGGTGCATTGGAGCGAGCCCGGGCGATGGGCGCTGACGGCGATGGTCAGGACGATGAAGGTGAGCGCGGGGGTGGCAGCGGCGCGGCAGGCCAGGGGCAGGGCGCCGGATCGGGCGGCGGTGCCACGCAGCGACGCGAACAGCTGACGGACCGGATCGAGCGGGACGAGATGCGGGGCCGGGTCGCTGCGTTCCGGCGCCGGGTCGAGACCGAGGCCCGACGTCGCAACGCCGAGGTGCGTGGCAGCCAACGGATCTCGCGCTACGCCGTGCAGGACGCGCTCGAGAAGCGCGACTTCCTCGGACCGGGCGGCGGCGAGCTGGTCGCGATGCGCGCGACGATCGATCCACTCGCGCGCAAGCTCGCCGCACGGCTGACCGCCCGCCAACGGCAGCAGTCCCGCGGCAGCATCGACATCCGCAAGACGTTGCGCCGATCCATGTCGACGGGCGGCGTCCCGGTCGACCCGGCGTACGCCCGTCGTCGCCCGCACCGACCCGACCTCGTGCTGTTGTGCGATGTGAGCGGTTCGGTGGCCGGGTTCTCCGGGTTCACGATGACGTTGATGCAGGCAATCTCCGCACAGTTCAACAAGATTCGAGTGTTTGCCTTCGTCAGCACGACCGATGAGATCACCGACCTCGTCAAGGCCGCGCGCCTCGAGGACGACGTGATCAGTGCCGTCGTACGCACCCGCAAGGTCTTCGGATGGGGTGCGAGCAGCAGCTACGGGCAGTCACTGGACAGCTTCGTCAGCACGCATCTCGGGGCGATCGGACCGCGCAGCACCGTGCTGATCCTCGGCGACGCCCGCTCCAACTACGGTCTGCCCCGCCTGTCGGCGCTGCGTCAGATCCGCGACCAGGCACGACACGTCGCATGGCTCAACCCCGAGCCGGTGGCCTCTTGGGGCACGGGCGACTCGCTGGCGCTGGACTACGCGCGGGTGGTCGACATGCACGAGTGCCGCAACATCGATCAGCTGCGTGCTTTCGTCAGTCGCATGTCGGTGTGA
- a CDS encoding aldo/keto reductase, translating to MTETATTPVPTVSLRAGAASVEMPQLGFGVWQVPDDEATPAVKAALDAGYRSIDSAAIYGNEAGVGRALAESDVAREDIFVTTKVWNADQGYDATLKAFDVSADKLGGDPDLYLIHWPRPAKDEYVDTYRALIKLREDGRVKAVGVCNFNIDHLQRVHDELGEFPAINQIELHPLLQQAELRDFHSANGIHTEAWSPLAQGGELLADPVVAKIAEKAGRTPAQVILRWHVQLGNVVIPKSVTPSRIAENFDVFGFTLDDEDLAAIAGLDAGTRLGLDPAAFND from the coding sequence ATGACGGAAACAGCAACGACTCCTGTGCCGACAGTCTCCTTGCGGGCCGGCGCCGCCTCGGTCGAGATGCCCCAGCTGGGCTTCGGCGTGTGGCAGGTCCCGGACGACGAGGCCACTCCGGCGGTCAAGGCCGCGCTGGACGCTGGTTATCGCAGCATCGACTCGGCCGCGATCTACGGCAACGAGGCGGGCGTCGGCCGCGCGCTCGCCGAGTCGGACGTGGCCCGCGAGGACATCTTCGTGACCACCAAGGTGTGGAACGCCGACCAGGGTTACGACGCGACGCTCAAGGCGTTCGACGTGTCGGCCGACAAGCTCGGCGGGGACCCGGACCTCTATCTCATCCACTGGCCGCGCCCGGCCAAGGACGAGTACGTCGACACCTACCGCGCGCTGATCAAGCTGCGTGAGGACGGCCGCGTCAAGGCGGTCGGCGTCTGCAACTTCAACATCGACCACTTGCAGCGCGTGCACGACGAGCTCGGTGAGTTCCCGGCGATCAACCAGATCGAGCTGCACCCGCTGCTGCAGCAGGCGGAGCTGCGAGACTTCCACTCTGCCAACGGGATTCACACTGAGGCGTGGAGCCCGCTCGCTCAGGGCGGCGAGCTGCTCGCCGATCCCGTGGTCGCCAAGATCGCGGAGAAGGCGGGCCGTACGCCTGCCCAGGTGATCCTGCGCTGGCACGTCCAGCTCGGCAATGTCGTGATCCCCAAGTCGGTCACGCCGTCGCGAATCGCGGAGAACTTCGACGTCTTCGGGTTCACCCTGGACGACGAGGACCTCGCCGCGATCGCCGGTCTGGACGCGGGGACCCGCCTCGGTCTCGACCCCGCCGCGTTCAACGACTGA
- a CDS encoding Maf family protein, whose protein sequence is MAIPLVLASASPARLATLRSAGVEPTVVVSDVDEPALVQRAETEFGELAPEDVALLLARAKCEAVAATITDNEPDDVPESPVVLGCDSVLELDGQTYGKPADAAEAAERWAQMSGQSGVLHSGHWVIDNRDDGTGATFGAVASTTVHFATLTADEIAAYVATGEPLDVAGAFKIDGLGGAYVRGIEGDYHNVVGLSLPLVREMLTEIDIAWHDLRA, encoded by the coding sequence ATGGCGATCCCCCTGGTCCTGGCCTCGGCCTCACCTGCCCGTCTCGCAACGCTGCGCAGCGCGGGCGTCGAGCCCACCGTCGTGGTGTCCGACGTCGACGAGCCGGCTCTCGTGCAACGCGCCGAGACCGAGTTCGGCGAGCTGGCACCGGAGGACGTCGCGCTGCTGCTCGCGCGGGCCAAGTGCGAGGCGGTCGCGGCGACCATCACGGACAACGAGCCCGACGACGTACCCGAGAGCCCTGTTGTCCTCGGCTGCGACTCGGTGCTGGAGCTGGACGGTCAGACCTACGGCAAGCCCGCCGACGCCGCGGAGGCCGCTGAGCGCTGGGCCCAGATGAGCGGCCAGTCGGGCGTACTGCACTCCGGCCACTGGGTGATCGACAACCGCGACGACGGTACGGGTGCCACCTTCGGGGCGGTGGCCTCGACGACCGTGCACTTCGCGACGCTGACCGCAGACGAGATCGCGGCGTACGTCGCAACCGGCGAACCCCTAGACGTAGCAGGGGCTTTCAAGATCGACGGTCTCGGCGGCGCGTATGTCCGGGGCATCGAGGGCGACTACCACAACGTCGTCGGCCTCAGCCTTCCGTTGGTCCGCGAGATGCTGACCGAGATCGACATCGCTTGGCACGACCTGCGCGCCTGA
- a CDS encoding VOC family protein, whose translation MAGIRDLSGWVGVVLNAPDARTLAAFYRDLLGWDLVGDDPHFVAMGMPGAPANLAFQTESLYERPTWPAESGKQQMMLHLDIGVRSLDKAVEDAVALGAELPEHQPQDDVRVLLDPAGHPFCLYVDTD comes from the coding sequence ATGGCAGGCATACGAGATCTGAGTGGCTGGGTCGGCGTGGTGCTCAATGCGCCCGACGCCCGCACGCTGGCGGCGTTCTATCGCGATCTGCTGGGCTGGGACCTGGTCGGTGACGACCCGCACTTCGTGGCGATGGGCATGCCCGGAGCGCCGGCCAACCTGGCGTTCCAGACGGAGTCGCTCTATGAGCGGCCGACCTGGCCGGCTGAGTCGGGTAAGCAGCAGATGATGCTGCACCTTGACATCGGCGTGCGCTCGCTCGACAAGGCCGTGGAGGACGCGGTCGCGCTGGGCGCCGAGCTGCCCGAGCACCAGCCGCAGGACGATGTCCGGGTGCTGCTCGATCCGGCCGGCCACCCGTTCTGCTTGTACGTCGACACGGACTGA
- a CDS encoding MerR family transcriptional regulator, translating into MTTRPAAVETTRTWSIAELADEFEVTHRTIRHYEELGLVTPERRGTVRIFHRRDRTRLALIVRGKRIGFPLEEIRTIIDMYDEQPGEAGQLTYLLDQIADRRADLERRRQDIEDSLAELSTLERRCQADLRSLTSE; encoded by the coding sequence ATGACAACCCGGCCCGCTGCTGTCGAGACGACCCGAACGTGGTCGATCGCCGAGCTGGCCGACGAGTTCGAGGTGACGCACCGGACGATCCGTCATTACGAGGAGCTCGGGCTCGTCACGCCCGAGCGACGCGGCACGGTCCGGATCTTCCATCGGCGCGATCGCACGCGGCTCGCGCTGATCGTGCGTGGCAAGCGAATCGGCTTCCCGTTGGAGGAAATTCGCACGATCATCGACATGTACGACGAGCAGCCCGGTGAGGCGGGTCAGCTCACCTACCTGCTCGATCAGATCGCGGACCGGCGGGCCGACCTGGAGCGTCGCCGGCAGGACATCGAGGACTCCCTCGCCGAGCTGTCCACCCTCGAACGCCGCTGCCAAGCCGACCTGCGTTCGCTCACGAGCGAGTAG
- a CDS encoding AAA family ATPase gives MSADHQPTFTSVEQARTTLADVGYLASSAIATTVFLADTLGKPLLVEGPAGVGKTELAKAVSRASGAELVRLQCYEGVDEARALYEWNHAKQLLRITAEREAAWDEVRSDIFAEEFLLARPLLKAVRSEKPVVLLVDELDKADEEMEGLLLEILSDFQVTVPELGTITARTQPFVVLTSNATRELSEALRRRCLFLHVDYPDPELEERIVRLQAPELSEALTTSVVRVVNALRDLNLRKAPSVAETVDWARTLIAMGAEELDPELVRSSLGVVLKHHDDISAATKNLDLDRALAG, from the coding sequence ATGAGCGCGGACCACCAGCCCACCTTCACGTCGGTCGAGCAGGCCCGTACGACGCTCGCCGACGTCGGCTACCTCGCCTCGTCGGCGATCGCCACCACGGTCTTCCTCGCCGACACGCTGGGCAAGCCACTGCTCGTCGAGGGCCCCGCTGGGGTCGGCAAGACCGAGCTCGCCAAGGCGGTGAGTCGCGCGAGTGGCGCCGAGCTCGTACGCCTGCAGTGCTACGAGGGCGTCGATGAGGCCCGCGCGCTCTACGAGTGGAACCACGCCAAGCAGCTGCTGCGCATCACCGCGGAGCGCGAGGCTGCCTGGGACGAGGTGCGCTCGGACATCTTTGCCGAGGAGTTCCTGCTGGCCCGCCCGCTGCTCAAGGCGGTCCGCAGCGAGAAGCCCGTCGTGCTGCTCGTGGACGAGCTCGACAAGGCAGACGAGGAGATGGAGGGTCTCCTGCTGGAGATCCTGTCCGACTTCCAGGTCACGGTGCCCGAGCTCGGCACCATCACGGCGCGCACCCAGCCGTTCGTCGTGCTCACCTCCAACGCCACGCGTGAGCTGTCCGAGGCGTTGCGCCGCCGCTGCCTGTTCCTGCATGTCGACTACCCCGATCCCGAGCTCGAGGAGCGCATCGTGCGGCTCCAGGCGCCTGAGCTCAGTGAGGCTCTGACCACGTCCGTGGTCCGGGTCGTCAACGCGCTGCGCGACCTCAATCTGCGCAAGGCTCCGTCGGTCGCCGAGACCGTCGACTGGGCCCGCACCCTGATCGCGATGGGTGCCGAAGAGCTCGATCCCGAGCTGGTGCGCAGCAGCCTCGGTGTGGTGCTCAAGCACCACGACGACATCAGCGCCGCCACCAAGAACCTCGACCTCGACCGCGCCCTTGCCGGCTGA
- a CDS encoding helix-turn-helix domain-containing protein, with translation MDDDAEIERNRTLQAQLYGEPLGPLLRRLVAALGITQARLADVLGLSAPMLSQLASGRRVKIGNPAVVGRLRTLVDVVESGRVLDPTQLEQELARVHAAQAPLTGPSTTADRSTLLGGLRAAASPAQLIAAAQAVAPISKDLADLLGRAAGGNARG, from the coding sequence GTGGACGACGACGCCGAGATCGAGCGCAACCGCACGCTGCAGGCGCAGCTGTACGGCGAGCCGCTCGGTCCGTTGCTGCGCCGCCTGGTCGCGGCCCTGGGCATCACCCAGGCACGGCTGGCCGACGTCCTGGGGCTCTCAGCGCCGATGCTGTCCCAGCTGGCCAGTGGCCGCCGGGTCAAGATCGGCAACCCGGCCGTCGTCGGCAGGCTCCGGACCCTCGTCGACGTGGTGGAGTCAGGCCGAGTGCTCGACCCGACGCAGCTGGAGCAGGAGCTGGCCCGGGTGCACGCCGCGCAGGCGCCGCTGACGGGTCCATCGACGACGGCCGACCGTTCGACACTGCTCGGTGGCCTGCGCGCGGCGGCGTCGCCGGCCCAGCTGATCGCGGCTGCACAGGCCGTCGCACCGATATCGAAGGACCTGGCCGACCTGCTGGGCCGCGCTGCTGGAGGGAATGCACGTGGGTGA
- a CDS encoding acyl-CoA dehydrogenase family protein: protein MFELTKDHEDFRRVVRDFAEREVAPHIAQWDRDHHFPSHLVPQMGELGFFGLVVPEEYGGAGLEEGGFTYLCLAIEELGRVDQSVGITLSAGVGLGINPILTYGTDEQKKAFLPDLVAGKTLAGFGLTEPDAGSDAGATRTRAALADGQWTINGAKAFITNSGTDRTSVVTVTAKTGERADGRPEISAIMVPSGTEGFTVEPAYDKLGWHASDTHGLTFTNCAVPEGNLLGERGAGFKQFLKTLDDGRVAISALAVGLAQACLEQVTEYSKTRTAFGKPIGINQGVSFQVSDLAVMVEAARLLTYKAAWLKDELEAGRRSVAEVKQAAAICKLYSTEAAVTATRIATQIFGGNGFMEEYPVARFYRDAKILEIGEGTSEVQRMVIARGLGLPQ from the coding sequence ATGTTCGAGCTGACCAAGGACCACGAGGACTTTCGCCGCGTCGTACGCGACTTCGCTGAGCGAGAGGTCGCCCCGCACATCGCCCAGTGGGACCGGGACCACCACTTCCCCTCGCACCTGGTGCCGCAGATGGGTGAGCTCGGATTCTTCGGCCTGGTCGTGCCGGAGGAGTACGGCGGCGCCGGGCTCGAGGAGGGCGGCTTCACCTACCTCTGCCTCGCTATCGAGGAGCTCGGACGGGTCGACCAGTCCGTCGGCATCACGCTGTCGGCCGGCGTCGGCCTCGGCATCAACCCGATCCTGACCTACGGCACCGACGAGCAGAAGAAGGCCTTCCTGCCTGACCTCGTCGCGGGCAAGACGCTTGCCGGTTTCGGACTGACCGAGCCGGACGCAGGCTCGGACGCCGGCGCCACGCGTACCCGGGCCGCTCTGGCCGACGGCCAGTGGACCATCAACGGTGCCAAGGCGTTCATCACCAACTCGGGCACGGACCGTACGTCGGTGGTCACCGTCACCGCCAAGACCGGTGAGCGTGCGGACGGGCGTCCTGAGATCAGCGCGATCATGGTGCCGTCCGGCACGGAGGGCTTCACCGTCGAGCCGGCGTACGACAAGCTCGGCTGGCACGCCTCCGACACGCATGGCCTGACGTTCACGAATTGTGCTGTGCCAGAAGGCAATCTGCTGGGGGAGCGGGGCGCTGGCTTCAAGCAGTTCCTCAAGACGCTGGACGACGGCCGAGTGGCGATTTCCGCGCTCGCGGTCGGTCTCGCGCAGGCGTGCCTCGAGCAGGTGACCGAGTACTCCAAGACGCGCACGGCGTTCGGCAAGCCCATCGGCATCAACCAGGGCGTGTCCTTCCAGGTGTCCGACCTCGCGGTCATGGTCGAGGCAGCGCGGCTCCTGACCTATAAGGCCGCCTGGCTCAAGGACGAGCTGGAGGCCGGTCGGCGCTCGGTCGCCGAGGTCAAGCAGGCGGCCGCGATCTGCAAGCTCTACTCGACCGAGGCTGCGGTGACCGCGACCCGCATCGCAACACAGATCTTCGGTGGCAACGGCTTCATGGAGGAGTACCCCGTGGCACGGTTCTACCGTGACGCCAAGATCCTGGAGATCGGTGAGGGTACGTCCGAGGTGCAGCGCATGGTGATCGCGCGCGGGCTGGGACTGCCGCAGTGA